GGCGCAGGTACTGGACCGTGTAGCCCTCGCGGCAGGCTTTTTGCGCCAGAGCACAGGCCAGAAAGGTCTTCCCGACGCCGGTGGGGCCGGTGATCAGGACGTTGCGGTGCTGGGCGATCCAATCACAAGAGCCGAGCGACAGAAGTAAGCCTTTATCCAGGCCCCGACGAGTGCGGAAGTCGACGTCCTCGACGCAGGCATTTTTCTGGCGCAGTTTGGCTTTACGCAGCCGCGTCTGCATGCGGCGGTAATTCCTTTCGGTGACTTCTCGATCGATCAGAAGTGCCAGGCGATCCTCGAAGCGCAGATCCTCGGCGGCAGTCGTCTCCAGCTGCTCTTCGAAAGCCTTGGCCATGCCGGTGAGGCGCAGAGCGTGGAGCTGTTCGAGCGTCGGATGCCTCATCATGGCACACCCCCTTGAGAACTCGTCGAGCTCTGATAGTACGCGGCGCCTCGGACGTTACCGTGCTCGATCGGCGGCGGCGACGGCGCCTCGCTCGGAGGATCTTGTCGGTCCAAGCCTCTCTCGAGAATCGAGCGAATACTCTTGTACGACAGCCCGCGGATCCGCAATGCCCGCAGGCACGCCGCCTCCAAGCGATCCGGCCCATAGCGCTGAGCCAGGCGGCGCAGCCCCAGACACGAGTGGAACCCCTGGTGCGGATGTGCCCGCGAGGTCAGGATCCCCTCGACCACCTCCGCGGTCGACGGACCCGTCTGCTGCGCCCACGTCACCAGCCGTTGGGGTGTCCACTCCGCGTAGTGACGGTGCGCCCGCGGCATGTGCTCCAGCAGTGTCGTGCTCTTGCCCGGCTCGGCGCCGTACACGTGACACGCCACTCGCTGGCC
The DNA window shown above is from bacterium and carries:
- a CDS encoding ATP-binding protein, which codes for MMRHPTLEQLHALRLTGMAKAFEEQLETTAAEDLRFEDRLALLIDREVTERNYRRMQTRLRKAKLRQKNACVEDVDFRTRRGLDKGLLLSLGSCDWIAQHRNVLITGPTGVGKTFLACALAQKACREGYTVQYLRLPRLLEELVLAHADGRYPKLMAGFARTELLVLDDWGLAPLTDADRRELLEILEDRHELRSTLVTSQLPVDKWYDAIDHPTLADAILDRLVHNAYPIALQGESMRRKKARAAKKETADR